In a single window of the Atlantibacter hermannii genome:
- the dnaX_2 gene encoding DNA polymerase III subunits gamma and tau: protein MSYQVLARKWRPQTFADVVGQEHVLTALANGLSLGRIHHAYLFSGTRGVGKTSIARLLAKGLNCETGITATPAACAITAVKLSRAVSLI from the coding sequence ATGAGTTATCAGGTCTTAGCCCGTAAATGGCGCCCACAAACCTTTGCTGACGTCGTCGGCCAGGAACATGTACTGACCGCGCTGGCGAACGGATTATCCCTCGGGCGCATTCATCACGCTTATCTGTTTTCCGGCACGCGTGGCGTCGGAAAAACCTCGATTGCGCGACTGCTCGCCAAAGGGCTGAATTGCGAAACGGGCATTACTGCCACCCCTGCGGCGTGTGCGATAACTGCCGTGAAATTGAGCAGGGCCGTTTCGTTGATTTGA